A region of the Gopherus evgoodei ecotype Sinaloan lineage chromosome 15, rGopEvg1_v1.p, whole genome shotgun sequence genome:
ACAAGTCAGAGAACAGTTTGGTTTCTACGCTCATTCTCTGGCCTTTCTGCTTTTAGAGGCCTGATAAGATCATAGTCCTAGATAGCATGGGTACAGGCTACCAACCACTCATACTGACTTTATTTcgaaaacaaaattttatttccATGTCGATAAACTGGATCACACCAAAGCAAGATTTGTATCTCATGAGGCTTTCCCagtgaacaatattttaaatataataaaattaacTGAATCTTACATGTAATTTTGATTTATTCCCTGGATACATTTGTAACAGTTCCTTATCTCCTAGACTCTGCAATGTTTCTACTGGTTCCTTTCCCCAAGGAAAGCTGTAGTACAAAtgatttccttttcttccctctttATCTTGAAAGTCGCTGCTACTGAAGTTGGACGGGCCTATTGCAAACTGAAAATTAGAGATTTAAAATGTCCACTTATTGTACATATTAACTGAATTGCAAATGATAACTCTCTTAAAATGTAGGTGCAAACCCACTAGCCTATAACCATTTAAGAACAACAACAGCTTTTGGAATTCCAAAATGCTACATCAGTTACAGCACACAAGCCCCCAAATCACTCAGGACAGAAACCCAAACTAAAATGGTGTTTTCTAATTCCCATTATAAACAGTTTGACAGTGTTATGTACTCAAACAATTTCTCTATTTTACCCGTAAGTGGTTGCAGTTCAGAGGTGGATCTCTGGCAATATCATTCTATATCACCCCTAAAAATGCCTTGCCCCCCTTGAAAACATAAATGCTATACAAGGCAGTCCAATGTTTTCTAGCTTAAGGAGCAGTAACAAAGGCGAAGTGAATATCAAATACCTTTCTCCACCACTGAAGCCGCTGGCGTAACCAGTAATCAAGCCACTGTCCTGCAGTTCTGGCAGAGCTAAACCATACAAGGGAAGACATTGTCCTTTCGCCTATTCTTTAAACAATAGCAAGGGCAGCAAGTTAactcctttaaaaataataagggAAAAGCAAGAGATAGCATTCAAAAAAGATATCCAAAATGAGTTTGCATTTGTTTAGTTTAAATATAAACAGAGATGTCACTTTTCATTACTGTACCTTGCGATATTGTCATTTTGAGGCTCAATGTCAGGAACAGGATGAAAACATACTCCAACCTGAGCAAGTCCACATGGCAGCCTCTTGTTTACCAATTCTAGACAATTAATATATTGCTCTAGAGCACCTGTCATGAGACAAATCATTCGTTTCTGCAGTTCTAGAAAGTATTTTAAGttttaattataattaaaattaaattctaaCTTATCTACAGAAGTTAAAGCACAGACATTTAGCAAGAAGGGAGAACAAAGGTAAAAGCAATAAGACTACAACTTGGTAATTACCATACATTAATTATAGTATTTTGCATGCACCAGCTCTACCATTTGGACTGCTGTTTCAGAGATAACTGGAGGAAAATTCAGTTTTCACAGGCCTGTCTCCAGTGTTGACAGAACAGTTAAGGGTCACATACACATTTAGGCATCGCAAGCCATGATTACGCTGCTTCACTACCTGACGAAGACGCAAACTTGTAACACATTCAGGCAACATCACAACATGAAGACTCAGACAGTAAATCATGTTAACAGATTAATCTTATCCAGTGGAATAAATacaaagaggtaacccacctgcCTTTTGCTCCCAACCAGCAGATAATGAGAGATCATGTCTGCAATTTCTATACATATTTGTTCATTGGGGATAAAGAGACTAAGAACGTACCATGAAGAAGGTCCTCTCGCAGCACCCCAGACATCCCTAGCACCTTTTCCAGAGTTGCAGTTATCTGCTCTTTGTGTAATTCTTTATTCTGGAAGATTTCACGCACGGTTCCACCTTGTATCAGCCTGAGAGCCTCCCCTGCTGGCATCATGCCAGCTGCTGGAGCACGATGTAGCAAAGAATCCACTGCAAACACTTGCTCCCTGGAAACCACCACGGAAGCCCACCACTGGGCTGCCAAGTTCTTCCTCAGCTCCATCCCCAGGGGCCCAAAGCCTGGGTGGCAGCCCCTCAGGTAAGAATCCCAAGCGAGTGCCTGCTGCTGGTCCCCCCTTAGGAAGTGCCTCCTTTGGCACACATCCAGCAGCACCTCACTGCCCTCCCgaggctgcccctctgcactgTTGCAGGGGCCCCCCGTATAGGGCCGCAACCGGGCAAACAGGGGCCCCAGAGCAAACCTGAGGGACCGCATCTGCACCCCAGGAACCATTACAGGAGGCCTAGGGGGtgggccctgcaccccagggACCCCCAACTTGTGCCTCAATT
Encoded here:
- the POLG2 gene encoding DNA polymerase subunit gamma-2, mitochondrial isoform X1, whose amino-acid sequence is MMLSRCSGVGLWGRARVGVLHPNHPLKGRHPGPEVGASKVQLRHKLGVPGVQGPPPRPPVMVPGVQMRSLRFALGPLFARLRPYTGGPCNSAEGQPREGSEVLLDVCQRRHFLRGDQQQALAWDSYLRGCHPGFGPLGMELRKNLAAQWWASVVVSREQVFAVDSLLHRAPAAGMMPAGEALRLIQGGTVREIFQNKELHKEQITATLEKVLGMSGVLREDLLHGALEQYINCLELVNKRLPCGLAQVGVCFHPVPDIEPQNDNIARIGERTMSSLVWFSSARTAGQWLDYWLRQRLQWWRKFAIGPSNFSSSDFQDKEGRKGNHLYYSFPWGKEPVETLQSLGDKELLQMYPGNKSKLHGRDGRKNVIPHVLSVSGNLDQGVLAYLCDSLQLTESSLTRKKTLQRKVLKLHPCLTPIKVALDVGRGPTMELRQVCQGLFSELIEKGISVWPGYLETMQTPLEQLYAKYDEMSVLFTVLISDATLENGVVQLRSRDTTMKEIMHISRLKDFLTKYITAAKNV
- the POLG2 gene encoding DNA polymerase subunit gamma-2, mitochondrial isoform X2, which translates into the protein MMLSRCSGVGLWGRARVGVLHPNHPLKGRHPGPEVGASKVQLRHKLGVPGVQGPPPRPPVMVPGVQMRSLRFALGPLFARLRPYTGGPCNSAEGQPREGSEVLLDVCQRRHFLRGDQQQALAWDSYLRGCHPGFGPLGMELRKNLAAQWWASVVVSREQVFAVDSLLHRAPAAGMMPAGEALRLIQGGTVREIFQNKELHKEQITATLEKVLGMSGVLREDLLHGERTMSSLVWFSSARTAGQWLDYWLRQRLQWWRKFAIGPSNFSSSDFQDKEGRKGNHLYYSFPWGKEPVETLQSLGDKELLQMYPGNKSKLHGRDGRKNVIPHVLSVSGNLDQGVLAYLCDSLQLTESSLTRKKTLQRKVLKLHPCLTPIKVALDVGRGPTMELRQVCQGLFSELIEKGISVWPGYLETMQTPLEQLYAKYDEMSVLFTVLISDATLENGVVQLRSRDTTMKEIMHISRLKDFLTKYITAAKNV